The following are from one region of the Bufo gargarizans isolate SCDJY-AF-19 unplaced genomic scaffold, ASM1485885v1 original_scaffold_1653_pilon, whole genome shotgun sequence genome:
- the LOC122923497 gene encoding olfactory receptor 52D1-like: MWNVTSTYPSLLTLNFGPMTEVKYVYSVITLLGFLIIVLCNCAVISSVVLHKSLQEPMYVFISMLCLNGLYGSSAFFPNLFVNLISQTQTISYAGCLTQVFCIHTYMGIEMLILTIMAYDRYLCICYPLRYTTIMSLTMVLKLVVSAWLFIICIFLAQFMLTIKLPLCGSFILKIYCDNWSVVRLACVDTTVNNIYGLFITFILVPMPVLILISYIEILRVCVRASKDFQAKSLQTCTPHLVTIINFVIDVLFEILLHRFNPTNLSYELRTVMSLQFLVVPPILNPLIYGLKTKEIRVKIMKFLNPKIVTSRQS, translated from the coding sequence ATGTGGAATGTCACCAGCACTTATCCTTCCCTCCTGACCCTCAACTTTGGGCCAATGACTGAAGTAAAATACGTCTACAGCGTGATCACGTTGCTTGGTTTCCTCATCATTGTACTGTGCAACTGCGCAGTCATCTCCTCTGTGGTCTTACACAAGAGTCTTCAGGAGCCCATGTACGTCTTCATCTCCATGCTGTGCCTCAATGGACTCTACGGTAGCAGTGCCTTCTTCCCCAATTTATTCGTAAATTTAATTAGCCAAACTCAAACCATCTCCTATGCGGGTTGTTTAACCCAAGTCTTCTGCATTCACACCTACATGGGAATAGAAATGCTCATCCTGACTATTATGGCCTACGATCGATACTTGTGCATCTGCTACCCCTTGAGATACACCACTATCATGTCCTTGACCATGGTCCTCAAGCTCGTCGTCTCAGCCTGGTTATTTATTATCTGTATATTTTTAGCTCAGTTTATGTTGACCATTAAGCTCCCACTATGTGGCTCCTTCATCCTGAAGATCTATTGTGACAACTGGTCAGTGGTGAGGTTGGCCTGTGTTGACACGACGGTCAACAATATCTACGGGCTCTTCATCACATTCATCTTGGTCCCCATGCCAGTGCTAATCCTTATATCTTACATTGAAATTCTTAGAGTTTGTGTCCGGGCCTCCAAGGACTTCCAAGCCAAGTCCTTACAAACATGTACTCCTCACTTAGTGACCATCATTAACTTTGTCATTGATGTGTTATTCGAGATTCTGCTCCATCGCTTCAATCCTACCAACCTCTCCTATGAGCTGAGAACAGTGATGTCTCTGCAGTTCCTGGTGGTCCCACCAATTTTGAATCCCCTCATCTATGGTTTGAAAACCAAGGAAATACGAGTGAAAATTATGAAGTTTCTGAACCCAAAAATCGTAACATCACGCCAGTCTTGA